In the Anaerolineae bacterium genome, one interval contains:
- a CDS encoding Large-conductance mechanosensitive channel, translating into MLKEFRDFILRGNVLDLAVAVIIGGAFGKIVDSLVTDILMPPLGLLLGRVDFSNLFIDLSGEGYPSLAAAQQAGAPTLNYGLFINNVINFLIIAAAIFFVIRLFNRLRAAPTPGAEAEPTTKECPHCYSVISIKATRCPFCTSELNH; encoded by the coding sequence ATGTTGAAAGAATTTCGTGATTTTATTCTGCGCGGCAATGTCCTTGATCTTGCCGTCGCCGTTATCATCGGAGGAGCTTTTGGAAAAATTGTCGATTCCCTGGTCACCGATATTCTGATGCCCCCATTGGGACTTTTGTTGGGGAGAGTGGACTTCAGCAATCTCTTCATTGATCTGTCCGGTGAAGGTTATCCCTCACTCGCCGCAGCTCAACAAGCCGGCGCTCCAACCCTGAATTATGGGCTTTTTATCAACAATGTGATTAATTTCCTGATCATTGCGGCAGCCATCTTCTTCGTCATCCGACTGTTCAACCGCCTGAGAGCTGCACCAACTCCAGGCGCAGAAGCCGAACCGACCACCAAAGAATGCCCCCACTGCTATTCTGTTATCTCCATCAAAGCGACTCGCTGTCCCTTTTGCACGTCTGAACTGAATCATTGA
- a CDS encoding putative oxidoreductase: MKPLPDSPLSLWLDTFGEYQPQPPLEGNRSVDVAILGGGFTGIMTAYELKRAEPGLSVAVLEAKTVGYGASGRNGSFAMTVVGLGFGVAPTLMGVERFKAAHRYMMRAVDELDAFIQRENILCDRIRPGFLRVATTKAYIRRLQHDVERMNRFGFDDIYWLNQSETRARVDSPRYLGALWEPRLVLVNPAKLVRAERDLALRLGVAIYENTPALEIRRQDRFEIQTPKGRLSSARLVFATNAYTHLFPFVRRKQIPAFTYMVATEPLSAQQLEPIGWAGREGIEDARNLIHYYRLTPEYRLVMGGGPVGLTYANDLDADRNEAAWRHLEEHIQFLFPSLKGVKITHRWGGPFSVTVDLTPAMGYVGDQRAVYSVGCIGHGVSASHLNAQTLRDLILERKSDLTESPFVRQRVIPWPPEPLRSLVAYTLRGYLQLEDWYYERELKGS; this comes from the coding sequence ATGAAACCCCTGCCCGACTCACCTCTTTCGTTGTGGCTGGATACCTTTGGTGAATATCAACCGCAGCCGCCCCTGGAAGGAAATCGCAGTGTAGATGTTGCCATTCTCGGTGGTGGTTTTACTGGCATCATGACAGCTTACGAACTCAAGCGCGCCGAGCCGGGTTTGAGCGTAGCTGTCCTGGAAGCGAAAACGGTCGGCTATGGTGCCAGCGGCCGCAACGGCTCTTTTGCAATGACCGTGGTTGGCTTAGGTTTTGGGGTTGCCCCCACCCTTATGGGGGTGGAGCGCTTTAAGGCCGCTCATCGTTACATGATGCGCGCCGTTGACGAACTGGACGCCTTCATTCAGCGCGAGAACATCCTCTGTGATCGCATTCGACCGGGCTTTCTGCGAGTTGCCACCACCAAAGCCTATATCCGGCGCCTCCAGCACGATGTAGAGCGGATGAACCGCTTTGGATTTGACGATATTTACTGGCTCAATCAATCCGAAACACGTGCTCGAGTCGATTCACCCCGCTACCTGGGGGCTTTGTGGGAACCGCGCCTGGTGTTGGTCAACCCAGCCAAACTCGTGCGCGCCGAACGAGATTTAGCCCTGCGGCTTGGTGTAGCGATCTATGAAAATACACCCGCCCTGGAAATCCGCCGCCAGGATCGCTTTGAAATTCAAACCCCAAAGGGCCGGCTGAGCAGTGCCAGACTTGTCTTCGCCACCAACGCCTATACGCACCTCTTCCCTTTCGTACGCCGCAAACAAATCCCGGCTTTTACCTACATGGTTGCCACCGAACCACTAAGCGCTCAACAACTCGAACCGATTGGCTGGGCTGGGCGGGAAGGCATTGAAGACGCCCGTAACCTGATCCACTATTACCGCCTCACCCCAGAGTATCGTCTGGTGATGGGCGGTGGTCCGGTTGGCTTGACATATGCCAACGACCTCGACGCCGACCGCAACGAAGCGGCCTGGCGGCATCTTGAAGAACATATCCAGTTCCTCTTCCCTTCCCTGAAGGGCGTCAAGATAACGCACCGCTGGGGCGGACCGTTTTCGGTAACGGTTGATCTCACGCCGGCGATGGGCTACGTTGGCGACCAGCGCGCCGTCTATAGCGTGGGCTGCATCGGACACGGCGTCTCGGCAAGCCACCTGAACGCCCAAACCCTGCGCGATCTGATCCTGGAACGCAAGAGCGATCTGACCGAATCGCCCTTTGTCCGCCAGCGGGTGATCCCCTGGCCACCCGAACCACTGCGCAGCCTGGTGGCTTACACCCTGCGCGGCTATTTGCAGTTGGAAGACTGGTACTATGAGCGGGAATTGAAGGGAAGCTGA